In a genomic window of Urocitellus parryii isolate mUroPar1 chromosome 11, mUroPar1.hap1, whole genome shotgun sequence:
- the Tas1r1 gene encoding taste receptor type 1 member 1, which produces MPSVLCPPRENLARSRRSLRGPRGGLLERPRGWLAPSADDLRQNMRCPKASGEVIAGLQLSIACCWAFSCHKTWFSPDFSLPGDFLLAGLFPLHTDCLQVRRRPQVTLCDRPDSFNGHGYHLFQAMRFGIEEINNSTALLPNVTLGYELYDVCSESANFYATLNMLCLPGTYHIEIQGNLSHYSPKVMAIIGPDNTNYAVTTAAMLSPFLVPLISYEASSMVLSSKWQYPSFLRTIPNDKYQVEMMVLLLQKFGWVWISLVGSYGDYGQGGVQALEDLATKRGICIAFKGIMSSSAQEGDKEMWSMMRHLALARTTVVVVFSSRQLARVFFKSVVLAKLTGKVWIASEAWAISTHITNVPGIQGIGTVLGVAIQQRLIPGLKEFEAAYARADKGAPRSCSKGSWCSTNQLCRECQTFTEYTMPKLGAFSMSSAYNVYRAVYAAAHGLHQLLGCASGTCSRGQVYPWQLLEQIYKVNFLLHEDTVTFDDNGDLLSGYNIIAWDWIGPNWTFRVIGSFTWSPVRLAINKTNIQWHGKNNQVPASVCTRDCVEGHHRLVMGFHHCCFECVPCEAGTFLNKSDLYRCQLCGKEEWAPEGSQTCFPRTVVVLTWQEPISWVLLAANTLLLLLLVGTAGLFAWHLDTPVVRSAGGRLCFLMLGSLAGGSCSVYGFFGEPTLPACLLRQALFSLGFAIFLSCLTVRSFQLIIIFKFSTKVPRFYRAWVQRHGAGLFVMISSMAQLLICLIWLVVWTPLPTREYQRFPQLVVLECTESNSLGFLLAFTYNGLLSVSAFACSYLGKDLPENYNEAKCVTFSQLLNFVSWITFFTVASVYQGKYLLVVNVLAFLTCLSSGFSGYFLPKCYVILFRPDLNNTEHFQASIQDYTRRCSPS; this is translated from the exons ATGCCGTCCGTTCTGTGTCCGCCGCGCGAGAATCTCGCGAGATCCCGTCGCTCCCTCCGCGGCCCTAGGGGCGGCCTGCTGGAGCGGCCTCGGGGGTGGCTGGCGCCCTCTGCCGACGACCTCCGGCAGAACATGCGGTGCCCCAAGGCCTCAGGAGAGGTTATTGCTG GCTTGCAACTCTCCATCGCCTGCTGCTGGGCTTTCAGCTGCCACAAGACGTGGTTCTCCCCTGATTTCAGCCTCCCAGGGGATTTCCTCCTTGCAGGCCTATTCCCTCTCCATACTGACTGTCTGCAGGTGAGACGCAGACCCCAGGTGACCCTGTGTGACAG GCCTGATAGCTTCAATGGCCATGGCTACCACCTCTTCCAGGCCATGAGGTTTGGTATTGAGGAGATAAACAACTCCACAGCCCTGCTGCCCAATGTCACCCTGGGGTATGAGCTGTATGATGTGTGCTCAGAGTCAGCCAACTTTTATGCCACATTGAACATGCTCTGCCTGCCGGGGACGTACCACATAGAGATCCAAGGAAACCTTTCCCACTACTCCCCCAAGGTGATGGCAATCATCGGGCCCGACAACACCAACTACGCTGTCACCACTGCCGCCATGCTGAGTCCCTTCCTGGTGCCCCTG ATCAGCTACGAGGCCAGCAGCATGGTGCTCAGCTCGAAGTGGCAGTACCCCTCTTTTCTGCGTACCATCCCCAATGACAAGTACCAAGTGGAGATGATGGTGCTGCTACTACAGAAGTTCGGGTGGGTCTGGATCTCTCTGGTTGGCAGCTACGGTGATTACGGGCAGGGGGGAGTACAGGCACTGGAGGACCTGGCCACAAAGCGGGGCATCTGCATTGCCTTCAAAGGCATCATGTCTTCCTCTGCCCAAGAGGGCGACAAGGAGATGTGGAGCATGATGCGCCACCTGGCCCTAGCCAGGACAACCGTGGTGGTGGTTTTCTCCAGCCGGCAGCTAGCCAGGGTGTTCTTCAAGTCCGTGGTGCTGGCCAAACTGACCGGAAAGGTGTGGATCGCCTCAGAAGCCTGGGCCATCTCCACACACATCACCAACGTGCCTGGGATCCAGGGCATTGGGACAGTGCTGGGCGTGGCCATACAGCAGAGGCTTATCCCTGGCTTGAAGGAGTTTGAGGCGGCCTATGCCCGTGCGGACAagggagcccccaggtcctgttCTAAGGGCTCCTGGTGCAGCACAAATCAGCTCTGCAGAGAGTGCCAAACTTTCACAGAATACACGATGCCCAAGCTCGGGGCCTTCTCCATGAGTTCTGCCTACAACGTGTACCGGGCAGTGTATGCTGCAGCCCACGGCCTCCACCAGCTCCTAGGCTGTGCCTCTGGAACCTGTTCCAGGGGCCAAGTCTACCCCTGGCAG CTTTTGGAGCAGATCTATAAGGTGAATTTCCTTTTACATGAGGACACTGTGACATTTGATGACAATGGGGATCTTCTCAGCGGCTATAACATCATTGCTTGGGATTGGATTGGGCCCAATTGGACCTTCAGAGTCATTGGCTCCTTCACATGGTCTCCAGTTCGGCTGGCTATAAATAAGACCAATATCCAGTGGCACGGAAAGAACAATCAG GTTCCCGCATCTGTGTGTACCAGAGACTGTGTTGAAGGGCACCATCGGTTGGTCATGGGTTTCCACCACTGTTGCTTTGAGTGTGTGCCCTGTGAGGCTGGGACCTTCCTCAACAAGAGTG ACCTCTACAGATGCCAGCTTTGTGGGAAAGAAGAGTGGGCACCTGAGGGAAGCCAGACCTGCTTCCCACGCACAGTGGTGGTTTTGACTTGGCAGGAACCCATCTCTTGGGTGCTGCTAGCAGCTAATacattgctgctgctgctactggttGGGACTGCTGGCCTGTTTGCCTGGCACCTAGATACCCCTGTGGTGAGGTCGGCTGGAGGTAGGCTATGCTTCCTCATGCTGGGCTCCCTGGCAGGAGGTAGCTGCAGCGTCTATGGCTTCTTTGGGGAACCCACGCTGCCCGCGTGCTTGCTGCGCCAGGCACTCTTTTCCCTGGGTTTTGCCATCTTCCTATCCTGCCTGACAGTTCGATCCTTCCAACTGATCATTATCTTCAAGTTTTCCACCAAGGTGCCCAGGTTCTACCGTGCTTGGGTCCAACGTCATGGTGCTGGCCTGTTTGTGATGATCAGCTCAATGGCCCAGCTGCTCATCTGTCTAATCTGGCTTGTAGTGTGGACGCCACTGCCCACAAGGGAATATCAACGCTTTCCTCAGCTGGTGGTGCTTGAGTGCACAGAGAGCAACTCACTGGGCTTCCTGCTGGCTTTCACCTATAATGGCCTCCTCTCGGTCAGTGCTTTTGCCTGCAGCTATCTGGGCAAGGACTTGCCAGAAAACTACAACGAGGCCAAATGTGTCACCTTCAGCCAACTCCTTAACTTTGTATCCTGGATTACTTTTTTCACCGTGGCCAGCGTCTACCAGGGCAAGTACCTGCTCGTGGTCAATGTGCTGGCCTTTCTGACCTGCCTGAGCAGCGGATTCAGTGGTTACTTCCTCCCTAAGTGCTACGTGATCCTCTTTCGCCCAGACCTCAATAACACAGAGCACTTTCAGGCCTCCATCCAGGACTACACTAGGCGTTGCAGCCCCTCCTGA
- the Zbtb48 gene encoding zinc finger and BTB domain-containing protein 48, with protein MDGSFVQHSVRVLQELNKQREKGQYCDATLDVGGLVFKAHWSVLACCSHFFQSLYGDGPGGSVVLPAGFSGIFGLLLDFFYTGHLALTSGNRDQVLLAARELRVPEAVELCQSFQPKTSVGQASGGQSGLGKPAPQDVNSHFKEPTDLEEEEITRTLGLVPRDQEPRGSHSPQRSQLSSPIQNESPSFLAGKLKQALKPCPSDDKESEDCKVPPRPFEAEGAQLQGGCNEWEVVVQVEDDGDGDYVSEPETVLTRRKSNIIRKPCAAEPALGTGSLAAEPAENRKGTAVPVECPTCHKKFLSKYYLKVHNRKHTGEKPFECPKCGKCYFRKENLLEHEARNCMNRSEQVFTCSVCQETFRRRMELRVHMVSHTGEMPYKCSSCSQQFMQKKDLQSHMIKLHGAPKPHACPTCAKCFLSRTELQLHEAFKHRGEKLFVCEECGHRASSRNGLQMHIKAKHRNERPYVCELCSHAFTQKANLNMHLRTHTGEKPFQCHLCGKTFRTQASLDKHNRTHTGERPFSCEFCEQRFTEKGPLLRHVASRHQEGRPHFCQICGKTFKAVEQLRVHVRRHKGVRKFECTECGYKFTRQAHLRRHMEIHDRVENYNPRQRKLRNLVIEDEKMVVVALQPPAELEVSSAEVIVESLAQGSLASQLPGQRLCAEESFAGPGVLEPSLIITAAVPEDCDT; from the exons ATGGACGGCTCCTTCGTTCAGCACAGTGTGAGGGTTCTGCAGGAGCTCAACAAGCAGCGGGAGAAGGGCCAGTACTGCGATGCCACCCTAGACGTGGGGGGCTTGGTGTTCAAGGCACACTGGAGTGTCCTCGCCTGTTGCAGCCACTTCTTCCAGAGCCTCTATGGGGATGGCCCAGGGGGCAGTGTTGTCCTCCCTGCTGGCTTCTCTGGGATCTTTGGCCTCCTGTTGGACTTTTTCTACACTGGTCACCTCGCCCTCACCTCAGGGAACCGGGATCAAGTGCTCCTGGCAGCCAGGGAGTTGCGAGTACCAGAGGCTGTGGAGCTGTGCCAGAGCTTCCAGCCCAAAACTTCAGTGGGACAGGCATCAGGTGGCCAGAGTGGGTTGGGGAAACCTGCCCCTCAGGATGTGAACAGCCACTTCAAGGAGCCAACAGACTTGGAGGAAGAGGAAATTACAAGGACTCTTGGCCTGGTCCCCAGGGATCAGGAGCCTAGAGGCAGTCACAGCCCCCAGAGGTCCCAGCTCAGCTCCCCTATTCAGAATGAGAGCCCCTCCTTCCTTGCTGGAAAACTCAAGCAGGCTCTGAAGCCTTGTCCCTCAGATGACAAAGAGTCTGAGGACTGCAAAGTGCCCCCAAGGCCCTTTGAGGCTGAAGGTGCCCAGCTGCAGGGCGGGTGTAATGAG TGGGAAGTGGTGGTTCAAGTTGAGGACGACGGGGATGGCGATTACGTTTCTGAGCCTGAGACTGTGCTGACCAGGAGGAAGTCAAACATAATCAGAAAGCCCTGTGCTGCAGAGCCAGCTCTGGGTACAGGTTCCCTAGCAGCCGAGCCCGCTGAGAACAGAAAAGGTACAGCGGTGCCGGTTGAATGCCCCACATGTCATAAAAAGTTCCTCAGCAAATATTATCTAAAAGTGCACAACAG GAAACACACTGGGGAGAAACCCTTTGAGTGTCCCAAATGTGGGAAGTGTTACTTTCGGAAGGAGAACCTCTTGGAGCATGAAGCCCGGAATTGCATGAACCGCTCAGAACAG GTCTTCACATGCTCCGTGTGCCAGGAGACCTTTCGCCGGAGGATGGAGCTGCGGGTGCACATGGTGTCCCACACTGGGGAGATGCCTTACAAG TGTTCTTCCTGCTCCCAGCAGTTCATGCAGAAGAAGGACTTGCAGAGCCACATGATCAAGCTGCACGGAGCCCCCAAGCCCCATGCA TGTCCTACCTGTGCCAAGTGCTTCCTGTCACGGACAGAGCTGCAGCTGCATGAGGCTTTCAAGCACCGTGGGGAGAAGCTATTTGTGTGCGAGGAGTGCGGGCACCGGGCCTCAAGCCGCAATGGACTGCAGATGCATATCAAGGCCAAGCACAG GAATGAGCGGCCATATGTCTGCGAGCTCTGCAGCCACGCCTTCACTCAGAAGGCCAACCTCAACATGCACCTGCGCACGCACACGGGCGAGAAGCCCTTCCAGTGCCATCTGTGTGGCAAGACCTTCCGCACCCAAG CCAGCCTGGACAAGCACAACCGCACCCACACAGGTGAGAGGCCCTTCAGCTGTGAGTTCTGTGAGCAGCGCTTCACCGAGAAGGGGCCCCTCCTGAGGCACGTGGCCAGCCGCCACCAGGAGGGCCGGCCCCACTTCTGCCAGATCTGTGGCAAGACCTTCAAAG CCGTGGAGCAGTTACGTGTGCACGTCAGAAGGCACAAGGGAGTGAGGAAGTTCGAGTGCACTGAATGTGGCTACAAGTTCACCCGGCAG GCCCACCTGCGCAGGCACATGGAAATCCACGATCGGGTGGAGAACTACAACCCACGGCAGCGCAAGCTCCGCAACCTGGTCATTGAGGATGagaagatggtggtggtggcCCTCCAGCCACCTGCAGAGCTGGAAGTGAGCTCGGCTGAGGTCATCGTGGAGTCGCTGGCCCAGGGCAGCCTGGCCTCCCAGCTCCCTGGCCAGAGACTGTGTGCAGAGGAGAGCTTTGCTGGCCCCGGTGTCCTGGAGCCCTCACTCATCATCACAGCTGCTGTTCCAGAGGACTGTGACACGTAG
- the Klhl21 gene encoding kelch-like protein 21 isoform X2, translating to MERPAPLAVLPFSDPAHALSLLRGLSQLRAERKFLDVTLEAAGGRDFPAHRAVLAAASPYFRAMFAGQLRESRAERVRLHGVPPDMLQLLLDFSYTGRVAVSGDNAEPLLRAADLLQFPAVKEACGTFLQQQLDLANCLDMQDFAEAFSCAGLASAAQRFILRHVGELGAEQLERLPLARLLRYLRDDGLCVPKEEAAYQLALRWVRADPPRRAAHWPQLLEAVRLPFVRRFYLLAHVEAEPLVARCPPCLRLLREARDFQAARYDRHDRGPCPRMRPRPSTGLAEILVLVGGCDQDCDELVTVDCYNPQTGQWRYLAEFPDHLGGGYSIVALGNDIYVTGGSDGSRLYDCVWRYNSSVNEWTEVAPMLKAREYHSSSVLDGLLYVVAADSTERYDHTTDSWEALQPMTYPMDNCSTTACRGRLYAIGSLAGKETMVMQCYHPDTDLWSLVDCGQLPPWSFAPKTVTLNGLMYFVRDDSAEVDVYNPVKNEWDKIPSMNQVPNPRKTAGTGLRAEAHTSL from the exons ATGGAGCGGCCGGCGCCCCTGGCCGTGCTGCCTTTCTCGGACCCCGCACACGCCCTGAGCCTGCTGCGCGGCCTGAGCCAGCTCCGCGCAGAGCGCAAGTTCCTGGACGTGACCCTAGAGGCGGCGGGCGGGCGCGACTTCCCAGCGCACCGCGCCGTGCTGGCGGCCGCCAGCCCCTACTTCCGCGCCATGTTCGCTGGGCAGCTGCGCGAGAGCCGCGCAGAGCGGGTGCGCCTGCACGGCGTGCCACCCGAcatgctgcagctgctgctggacTTCAGCTACACGGGCCGCGTGGCGGTGAGCGGCGACAACGCCGAGCCGCTGCTGCGCGCCGCGGACCTGCTGCAGTTCCCGGCCGTGAAGGAGGCGTGCGGCACCTTCCTGCAGCAGCAGCTCGACCTGGCCAACTGCCTGGACATGCAGGACTTCGCGGAGGCCTTCAGCTGCGCGGGGCTGGCGAGCGCGGCACAGCGCTTCATCCTGCGCCACGTGGGCGAGCTGGGTGCTGAGCAGCTGGAGCGGTTGCCTCTGGCGCGCCTGCTGCGCTACCTGCGCGACGACGGGCTTTGCGTGCCCAAGGAGGAGGCGGCCTACCAGCTGGCTCTGCGCTGGGTGCGCGCGGACCCACCGCGCCGCGCCGCGCACTGGCCACAGCTGCTGGAGGCAGTTCGCCTGCCCTTCGTGCGCCGCTTCTACCTGCTGGCCCACGTCGAGGCTGAGCCGCTGGTGGCGCGCTGCCCGCCCTGCCTGCGCCTACTACGCGAGGCTCGCGACTTCCAGGCGGCGCGCTATGACCGCCACGACCGCGGGCCCTGTCCCCGCATGCGCCCGCGCCCCTCTACCGGCCTTGCTGAGATCCTCGTGCTTGTGGGCGGCTGTGACCAGGATTGCGACGAACTGGTCACCGTTGACTGCTATAACCCACAGACGGGCCAGTGGCGCTACTTGGCCGAGTTCCCCGACCACCTGGGAGGGGGCTATAGCATCGTGGCTCTGGGCAATGACATCTATGTGACGG GCGGTTCGGATGGCTCACGGCTCTACGACTGTGTGTGGAGGTACAACTCCAGTGTGAATGAGTGGACGGAGGTAGCACCCATGCTGAAGGCCCGGGAGTACCACAGCTCCTCTGTTCTGGATGGGCTGCTGTACGTGGTAGCTGCAGATAGCACGGAGCGCTATGACCACACCACTGACTCCTGGGAGGCCCTGCAGCCCATGACCTACCCCATGGACAACTGCTCCACTACGGCCTGCCGTGGCCGTCTGTACGCCATCGGCTCCCTGGCGGGCAAGGAGACTATGGTGATGCAGTGCTACCATCCAGACACCGACCTGTGGTCACTGGTGGACTGCGGTCAGCTCCCACCCTGGTCCTTTGCGCCTAAGACTGTGACTCTGAATGGACTCATGTACTTCGTCAG ggaTGACTCTGCCGAGGTGGACGTGTACAACCCAGTAAAGAACGAGTGGGACAAGATCCCGTCGATGAATCAG GTCCCCAACCCCAGAAAGACTGCAGGCACTGGACTCAGGGCAGAAGCACACACATCCCTGTGA
- the Klhl21 gene encoding kelch-like protein 21 isoform X1 — protein MERPAPLAVLPFSDPAHALSLLRGLSQLRAERKFLDVTLEAAGGRDFPAHRAVLAAASPYFRAMFAGQLRESRAERVRLHGVPPDMLQLLLDFSYTGRVAVSGDNAEPLLRAADLLQFPAVKEACGTFLQQQLDLANCLDMQDFAEAFSCAGLASAAQRFILRHVGELGAEQLERLPLARLLRYLRDDGLCVPKEEAAYQLALRWVRADPPRRAAHWPQLLEAVRLPFVRRFYLLAHVEAEPLVARCPPCLRLLREARDFQAARYDRHDRGPCPRMRPRPSTGLAEILVLVGGCDQDCDELVTVDCYNPQTGQWRYLAEFPDHLGGGYSIVALGNDIYVTGGSDGSRLYDCVWRYNSSVNEWTEVAPMLKAREYHSSSVLDGLLYVVAADSTERYDHTTDSWEALQPMTYPMDNCSTTACRGRLYAIGSLAGKETMVMQCYHPDTDLWSLVDCGQLPPWSFAPKTVTLNGLMYFVRDDSAEVDVYNPVKNEWDKIPSMNQVHVGGSLAVLGGKLYVSGGYDNTFELSDVVEAYDPEARAWSVVGRLPEPTFWHGSVSIFRQFMPQTPLGGRGFDLDSGSNDVDAGRFRPLRNPEELH, from the exons ATGGAGCGGCCGGCGCCCCTGGCCGTGCTGCCTTTCTCGGACCCCGCACACGCCCTGAGCCTGCTGCGCGGCCTGAGCCAGCTCCGCGCAGAGCGCAAGTTCCTGGACGTGACCCTAGAGGCGGCGGGCGGGCGCGACTTCCCAGCGCACCGCGCCGTGCTGGCGGCCGCCAGCCCCTACTTCCGCGCCATGTTCGCTGGGCAGCTGCGCGAGAGCCGCGCAGAGCGGGTGCGCCTGCACGGCGTGCCACCCGAcatgctgcagctgctgctggacTTCAGCTACACGGGCCGCGTGGCGGTGAGCGGCGACAACGCCGAGCCGCTGCTGCGCGCCGCGGACCTGCTGCAGTTCCCGGCCGTGAAGGAGGCGTGCGGCACCTTCCTGCAGCAGCAGCTCGACCTGGCCAACTGCCTGGACATGCAGGACTTCGCGGAGGCCTTCAGCTGCGCGGGGCTGGCGAGCGCGGCACAGCGCTTCATCCTGCGCCACGTGGGCGAGCTGGGTGCTGAGCAGCTGGAGCGGTTGCCTCTGGCGCGCCTGCTGCGCTACCTGCGCGACGACGGGCTTTGCGTGCCCAAGGAGGAGGCGGCCTACCAGCTGGCTCTGCGCTGGGTGCGCGCGGACCCACCGCGCCGCGCCGCGCACTGGCCACAGCTGCTGGAGGCAGTTCGCCTGCCCTTCGTGCGCCGCTTCTACCTGCTGGCCCACGTCGAGGCTGAGCCGCTGGTGGCGCGCTGCCCGCCCTGCCTGCGCCTACTACGCGAGGCTCGCGACTTCCAGGCGGCGCGCTATGACCGCCACGACCGCGGGCCCTGTCCCCGCATGCGCCCGCGCCCCTCTACCGGCCTTGCTGAGATCCTCGTGCTTGTGGGCGGCTGTGACCAGGATTGCGACGAACTGGTCACCGTTGACTGCTATAACCCACAGACGGGCCAGTGGCGCTACTTGGCCGAGTTCCCCGACCACCTGGGAGGGGGCTATAGCATCGTGGCTCTGGGCAATGACATCTATGTGACGG GCGGTTCGGATGGCTCACGGCTCTACGACTGTGTGTGGAGGTACAACTCCAGTGTGAATGAGTGGACGGAGGTAGCACCCATGCTGAAGGCCCGGGAGTACCACAGCTCCTCTGTTCTGGATGGGCTGCTGTACGTGGTAGCTGCAGATAGCACGGAGCGCTATGACCACACCACTGACTCCTGGGAGGCCCTGCAGCCCATGACCTACCCCATGGACAACTGCTCCACTACGGCCTGCCGTGGCCGTCTGTACGCCATCGGCTCCCTGGCGGGCAAGGAGACTATGGTGATGCAGTGCTACCATCCAGACACCGACCTGTGGTCACTGGTGGACTGCGGTCAGCTCCCACCCTGGTCCTTTGCGCCTAAGACTGTGACTCTGAATGGACTCATGTACTTCGTCAG ggaTGACTCTGCCGAGGTGGACGTGTACAACCCAGTAAAGAACGAGTGGGACAAGATCCCGTCGATGAATCAG GTGCATGTAGGGGGCAGCCTGGCTGTCCTGGGAGGGAAGCTGTACGTGTCCGGGGGATATGACAACACATTTGAGCTCTCGGACGTGGTGGAAGCCTATGACCCAGAGGCTCGGGCGTGGAGTGTGGTGGGCCGGCTCCCGGAGCCCACCTTCTGGCATGGCAGCGTCAGCATCTTCCGCCAATTCATGCCCCAGACGCCTTTGGGTGGGCGCGGCTTTGACCTGGACAGTGGCAGCAATGACGTGGATGCGGGCCGATTTCGGCCACTGCGGAACCCTGAAGAACTACACTAG